One stretch of Streptomyces sp. R21 DNA includes these proteins:
- a CDS encoding HAD-IIIC family phosphatase, translated as MSTAVGTSAPAHSVPEKTGPLDRLRALHGEDRIAAEYPTVSELLAELVTSEADFAALARAGRLLSRVAPESVQKLHPQVAPATVAIAGHGMLDALIPALTAQFARHGIPLRAAEAEYDSWLRDLQDTGSPLYAADAELALCVLDAQIVFDELPLPWGVSDLAKALDAKLALITTLVARYAEHGSGTLVLNTLPLLNSHAHQLVDHRSRTELSVHWREFNTGLLRLAADQPRLHVVDLDPLIAESGPVRDSRLAAYAKVHLGEELLGRYAREIGHLARTLRGRAKKVLVVDLDNTLWDGILGDDGPDGIAAASTYRGEAFGKFQRAVKQIGAQGVLLAVCSKNDRDPVIGVLRDHPDMVLREEDFTRVNANWDPKDGNLRDIAAKLNLGVDSFVFADDSPFECGLVASSLPEVAVVRLDEEPALHVDRLLADGWFDVRELTAEDRLRAGQYRSEAGRQDLEESAGSMEEYLRALDVRVDISPARDHEVARIAQITLRTNQFNLTTRRMQQADVQQYREADNQLVLAVRTRDRFGDNGLVGVVFARKEVGDGRLDYYIDNMLLSCRVFSRGIEQAALASLLTHARDHGGTSIFGSYRPTAKNHRVRDLFPSLGFDTISESEDGGAEFQHTLGAGVPDVPEHITLELAFV; from the coding sequence GTGAGCACAGCAGTGGGGACATCCGCACCAGCGCACTCCGTACCGGAGAAGACAGGGCCGCTCGACAGGCTGCGCGCCCTGCACGGAGAAGACCGGATCGCCGCCGAATATCCGACGGTCTCCGAACTTCTCGCCGAACTCGTCACATCCGAAGCCGACTTCGCCGCGCTGGCCCGCGCCGGCCGGCTCCTCTCGCGCGTCGCGCCGGAGAGCGTGCAGAAGCTGCACCCCCAGGTCGCGCCGGCCACCGTCGCGATCGCCGGGCACGGCATGCTGGACGCCCTGATCCCGGCGCTGACCGCACAGTTCGCCCGGCACGGGATTCCGCTGCGCGCCGCCGAGGCCGAGTACGACTCCTGGCTGCGCGACCTCCAGGACACCGGCAGCCCGCTGTACGCGGCCGACGCCGAACTGGCCCTGTGTGTGCTGGACGCGCAGATCGTCTTCGACGAACTCCCGCTGCCCTGGGGGGTGTCGGATCTCGCCAAGGCGCTGGACGCCAAGCTGGCGCTGATCACCACTCTGGTGGCGCGCTACGCGGAGCACGGCTCGGGCACTCTTGTCCTGAACACGCTGCCGCTGCTCAACAGCCACGCCCACCAGCTCGTCGACCACCGCTCGCGCACCGAACTCTCCGTGCACTGGCGGGAGTTCAACACCGGGCTGCTGCGCCTCGCCGCCGACCAGCCGCGGCTGCACGTCGTCGACCTCGACCCGCTGATCGCCGAGAGCGGCCCGGTGCGCGACAGCAGGCTCGCCGCGTACGCCAAGGTGCACCTCGGCGAGGAACTGCTCGGCCGGTACGCGCGCGAGATCGGCCACCTGGCCAGGACCCTGCGCGGGCGGGCCAAGAAGGTCCTCGTCGTCGACCTCGACAACACCCTGTGGGACGGCATCCTGGGCGACGACGGCCCGGACGGCATCGCCGCCGCCTCGACGTACCGCGGGGAGGCCTTCGGCAAGTTCCAGCGCGCCGTCAAGCAGATCGGCGCCCAGGGCGTGCTGCTCGCCGTGTGCAGCAAGAACGACCGGGACCCGGTCATCGGTGTGCTGCGCGACCACCCGGACATGGTCCTGCGCGAGGAGGACTTCACCCGGGTCAACGCCAACTGGGATCCCAAGGACGGCAATCTGCGCGACATCGCCGCCAAGCTCAACCTCGGCGTGGACAGTTTCGTCTTCGCCGACGACTCGCCCTTCGAGTGCGGTCTCGTGGCGTCGAGCCTGCCCGAGGTCGCCGTGGTCCGCCTCGACGAGGAGCCCGCGCTGCACGTGGACCGGCTGCTGGCCGACGGCTGGTTCGACGTGCGCGAGCTGACCGCGGAGGACCGGCTGCGCGCCGGCCAGTACCGCTCCGAGGCCGGCCGGCAGGACCTGGAGGAGAGCGCCGGGTCCATGGAGGAGTACCTGCGGGCCCTCGACGTACGCGTGGACATCTCTCCGGCACGTGACCACGAGGTGGCCCGGATCGCCCAGATCACCCTGCGCACCAACCAGTTCAACCTCACCACCCGGCGGATGCAGCAGGCCGACGTGCAGCAGTACCGCGAGGCGGACAACCAGCTGGTGCTCGCCGTGCGCACCCGTGACCGGTTCGGGGACAACGGTCTGGTCGGGGTGGTGTTCGCACGGAAGGAGGTCGGCGACGGCCGCCTCGACTACTACATCGACAACATGCTGCTGAGCTGCCGGGTCTTCTCGCGGGGCATCGAACAGGCCGCCCTGGCCTCGCTCCTGACGCACGCCAGGGACCACGGGGGGACCTCCATATTCGGCAGCTACCGGCCCACCGCGAAGAACCACCGGGTCCGCGACCTCTTCCCCTCGCTCGGCTTCGACACCATCAGCGAGAGCGAGGACGGCGGGGCGGAGTTCCAGCACACGCTCGGCGCCGGGGTGCCGGACGTGCCGGAGCACATCACGCTGGAGCTGGCGTTCGTCTGA